Below is a genomic region from Streptomyces sp. NBC_00461.
GCCCTGCTCGCCCGCTTCGTGGAGGCCCTGCGCGTCACGATGCATGCGGCGCCCGGCGTCGGGGTCGCCGCGCCGCAGGTCGGCGTGGAGCTGCGGATCGCGGTGATCGAGGACCCGGCGCCGGTACCGGACGAGGTACGGCTGGCCCGCGGTCGGGTGCCCCAGCCGTTTCGGGTTCTGGTCAATCCGTCGTACGAGCCCGTCGGTTCGCAGCGGGCCGCCTTCTTCGAGGGCTGTCTGAGTGTGCCGGGCTGGCAGGCCGTGGTGGCGCGGCACGCCCAGGTGCGGCTGACGGGGGAGGACGAGCAAGGGCGTGCGCTGGACGAGGTGTTCACCGGCTGGCCCGCGCGGATCGTGCAGCACGAGACCGACCACCTCGACGGGATGCTGTACCTCGACCGCGCGGAACTTCGCTCACTGTCCTCGAACGCATCGATGGCGGAGCGCTGGACACAGTCGACGCCGGAGGAGGCGGCGAAGGAACTCGGCTTCGAACTGCCGTGAATCAGGGGCGCTTTGCCGTGAACCGGGGGCGCTCACCGCAGTGCCCTCGCCGTCGCTCCTCCCGCGCCGCGCCCCCGATCTCCGCGACCGGATGTCAGTTGTCGCGGTACGCCTCCAGCAGGCGCAGCCACACCTCGCTGATCGTCGGGAACGACGGCACCGCGTGCCACAGCCGGGCGATCGGGACCTGGCCGGCCACCGCGACCGTCGCCGAGTGGATGAGTTCGCCGACGCCGGGTCCGACGAAGGTGACTCCGCGCAGGATCTCCTCGTTCAGGTCGACGATCATGCGTGCGCGGCCGCGGTAGCCGTCGGCGTACAGTCCCGCGCCGGCCGCCGAGGACATCTCGACGTCCACGGCCCGTACCCGGTACCCGGCCTGTTCCGCCTCCGCGAGGGAGAGACCCACGGCCGCCGCCTCCGGGTCGGTGAAGACGACCTGGGGGACGGCGTGGTGGTCGGCGGTGGCGGTGTGGGCGCCCCAGGGGTCCGACTCCAGGATCGGTACGCCGGACGCGCGGCCGGCGATTGCGGCGCCCGCGATGCGCGCCTGGTACTTGCCCTGGTGGGTGAGGAGCGCGCGGTGGTTGACGTCGCCGCACGCGTACAGCCAGTCGCTTCCGTTCACCAGCATGCTGTCGTCGACGGGCAGCCAGCCGCCCGGTTCCAGGCCGACCGTGTCCAGGCCGATGTCGTCGGTGCGCGGACGGCGGCCCGTGGCGAAGAGGATCTCATCGGCCTCGATGCGCTCGCCGTCGCCGGTCACCACGACGACCGTGCCGTTCTCGCGGGCGACCGACTCGACCGACGTACCGGTGCGGATGTCCGCGCCGGCCTCGGTGAGAGCCTCGACGACCAGCTCTCCGGCGAAGGGCTCCATGCGGTTGAGCAGGCCCTTGCCCCGGACGAGGACGGTGACCTGCGAGCCGAGGGCCTGCCAGGCGGTGGCCATCTCGGTGGCGACTACTCCCCCGCCGACCACGACGAGACGGCCGGGCACTTCCTGCGCGCTCGTCGCGTTTCTGCTGGTCCACGGCTTGACGTCGGCCAGGCCCGGCAGATCGGGCAGTACGGCGTCGGTGCCCGTGCAGACGGCGACCGCGTGCCGGGCGGTGAGCACGCGTTGCCCGCCGTCCGAGCCGGTGACGGTCACCGTGCGCGGGCCGGTCAGGCGGCCCCGGCCGCGGTAGAGGTCGGCTCCGATGCCCTCAAGCCACCCGGCAGCGCCGTCGTCGTGCCAGTCGGAGGTGTAGTAGTTACGGTGCGCGAGGACCGCGGCGGCTTCGAGGGGGCCCTGCACCGACTGTCGCAGGCCGGGCACCCGGCGGGCTTCCGCGCGGGCGATGGCCGGGCGCAGCAGCGCCTTGCTGGGGACGCAGGCCCAGTACGAGCACTCGCCGCCGACCAGCTCGCTCTCCACGACCGCGGTGGACAGGCCTGCCGCACGCGTGCGGTCGGCCACGTTCTCCCCCACGGGCCCGGCCCCGAGCACCACGACGTCGTACGCGATGGTTTCCGTATCCGTCATGGGCCCAGTCTGGTGGGTGGTGTGCGGTGAGGCCACACGGGTAGGGGCGCGGAATACGTGCCCGGCCGGCCGTGTTGTGCCGACGGCTTCGCCCCGACAGCAGGAAGAGGGATTTCAGGTCATGAGCAGCACCGTGGAGCTCACCAAGGAGAATTTCGACCAGACGGTCACGGACAACGAGTTCGTCCTGATCGACTTCTGGGCGTCGTGGTGCGGGCCGTGCCGTCAGTTCGCGCCTGTGTACGAGAAGGCGGCCGAGGAGAACCCGGACCTGGTGTTCGGCAAGATCGACACCGAGGCGCAGCCGGAGCTGGCCGCGGCCTTCGGTATCCAGTCGATCCCGACGCTGATGATCGTCCGTGACCAGGTCGCCGTGTTCGCGCAGCCGGGCGCCCTGCCCGAGGCCGCCCTGACGGACGTCATCGGACAGGCGCGCAAGCTGGACATGGACGAGGTTCGCAAGGCGGTCGCGGAGCAGCAGGCCCAGGCCGACCAGAACGGCCAGTAGGGCACTGCGCACCACGCACCACCAGAGCGCTACCAGAGCGCTACCAGAGCACTCGTAGAGCACTTCTAGAACGGATACGGCGCCACGTCCCCACGCACCGTCGTCCAGCGCACGTCGGTGAAGGCCTCCAGGTTGGCCTCACCTCCGAAGCGGGCGCCGGTGCCGGACGCGGCGATGCCGCCGAAGGGGGCCACGGCCTCGTCGTTCACCGTCTGGTCGTTGATGTGGACGATGCCGGTCGGGATGCGCTCGGCGAGGTCGAGACCGCGGGCCGTGTCACGGGTGACGATGCCCAGCGAGAGGCCGTACTCGCCATGGGCCGCCAGGGCCGCAGCCTCGTCGACGGTGGCGAACGAGCGTACGGGAGCGACCGGGCCGAAGACCTCCTCGGCGTAGGCGGGAGTGCTGTCGTCGACGCCCGCCAGGACCGTCGGCCGGTAGAAGCGTCGCTCGTGGGTACCGCCCGCGGCCAGTGTGGCGCCGCGGGACGTACTGGCCTCCACCAGTCCGTGCACCTTGGCGAGCTGGGCGTCGTCGATGATGGGGCCCAGGTGGACCTGTTCGCGGTGCGGGTCGCCGACGGCGAGTGCGTCGGCCTTGGCCGAGAGCCTTTCGACGTACTCCTCGTACACCGACTGGTGGACGAGGTGCCGACCGGTCGTCATGCAGATCTGGCCCTGGTGGAAGAACGAGCCCCAGGCGGCCGTCGAGATCACCGCGTCGAGGTCGGCGTCCTCCAGCACGACGAGGGCTGAGTTGCCGCCGAGTTCGAGGTGGACGCGCTTGAGGTGGCGTCCGGCCGCCTCGCCGACCGCCCGGCCCGCCGCCGTGGAGCCGGTGAAGGAGATGACCGGCACGCGCGGGTCGGCGACCAGGGCCTGGCCGACGTCCGGGCCGCCCGGCAGTACCTGCAGCAGGTTCTCGGGCAGGCCGGCCTCGGCGAAGACCGCGGCGAGGGAGAGTCCGCCGCAGACCGCCGTGCGCGGGTCCGGCTTCAGGACGACCGCGTTGCCGAGGGCGAGGGCCGGGGCGACCGAGCGGATCGAGAGGATCACCGGCGCGTTGAACGGGGAGATCACACCCACCACACCCACCGGGACGCGTCGTGTGTACGACAGGCGGGGCGCCTCGCTCGGCAGGATCTGTCCGGCCGGACGGGAGGCGAGCGCGGCGGCCTCGTAGCACTCCTGGGCGGCGACGTGCAGCTCGAAGTCGGCCTTGCCGGGGATCGATCCGGACTCGCGCACGATCCATTCGCGCAGTTCGGCTGCGTGCGCGGTGAACAGGTCGCCTGCCCTGCGCAGGACGCCGGCGCGGACGAAGTGCGGGACACGCGCCCACTCGGCCTGGGCGGCGCGCGCGGCCTCGGCGGCCGTGCCGACGTCCTCGGCGGAGGCGAGGGTGACGGTGGCGAGGGTGTCCCCGGTGGCAGGCTCGGTTACGGCGTACTCGGGTCCCGACAGGGGGCGGGACTGCCAGGTTTTCGATTCGAGCAACGGCATGACGGCTCTCCGTTTCGTCACCGGCGGGACTCAGGTCATGAGCGGAAGTCCCGTGTAGTTCGCGGCCAGTTCGGCGGCGGCGTGGCGGGATGAGGCGATCCGGCGCAGACGTGCCAACTGCAGCCGGTTCTCGAACACATCCCCATCTGGTTGAGCGTGCAACATCCTAGTCATGTCGTACGAGAAACGCGTGGCCTGCCACACACGTGCGAGGCATGTCCGGGAGTAGGCGTCGAGGAGTTGCTCGGATCCGGTGCGGTGCAGTTCGGCGAAGGCGCGGGCGAGGACGCGGACGTCCGAGACGGCGAGGTTGAGGCCCTTGGCGCCGGTCGGCGGCACGATGTGGGCGGCGTCGCCGGCCAGGACCAGGCGTCCGTGACGCATGGGTTCGTGGACGTGACTGCGCATCGGCGTAACGGACTTGGCGGTGATCGGGCCGCGGTGCAGCGTCCAGTCGGCGTCGACGGCGAAGCGGGCGTCGAGTTCGTCCCAGATGCGCTCGTCGGGCCAGTCGTCGGCGTCGGTTCCGCCCGGGACCTGCAGGTAGAGGCGGGAGACATGGGTGGAGCGCATGCTGTGCAGTGCGAAGCCGCTCCGCCCGCGCGCGTAGATCAGTTCGTCGCAGGACGGTGCGACGTCGGCGAGGATCCCGAGCCAGGCGTAGGGGTAGTCGCGCTCGTACGAGTGGCTGCTCTCGGCCGGGAACGTGCCGCGGGAGATGCCGTGGAAGCCGTCGCAGCCGATGACCCAGTCGCAGGTGAGTGTCTGCTCGCGGCCCTCGTGCAGGAACCGTACGACGGGCGAGGCGCTCTCCGGCTTCTCGACCGCGAGTGCCTGCGCCTCCCACAACAGCGGGGGCCCTTCGGCCAGTTGGAGCGCGACGAGGTCCTTCACGATCTCGGTCTGGGCGTAGATCGTGACGGTACGGCCGCCGGTGAGGGCCGGGAAGTCGATGTGGTGGCGTTCGC
It encodes:
- a CDS encoding peptide deformylase; its protein translation is MATPRDHAPLAERVEELLAAEGPLPIVAAGDPVLRRGTERFDGQLDPALLARFVEALRVTMHAAPGVGVAAPQVGVELRIAVIEDPAPVPDEVRLARGRVPQPFRVLVNPSYEPVGSQRAAFFEGCLSVPGWQAVVARHAQVRLTGEDEQGRALDEVFTGWPARIVQHETDHLDGMLYLDRAELRSLSSNASMAERWTQSTPEEAAKELGFELP
- a CDS encoding dihydrolipoyl dehydrogenase family protein, with the translated sequence MTDTETIAYDVVVLGAGPVGENVADRTRAAGLSTAVVESELVGGECSYWACVPSKALLRPAIARAEARRVPGLRQSVQGPLEAAAVLAHRNYYTSDWHDDGAAGWLEGIGADLYRGRGRLTGPRTVTVTGSDGGQRVLTARHAVAVCTGTDAVLPDLPGLADVKPWTSRNATSAQEVPGRLVVVGGGVVATEMATAWQALGSQVTVLVRGKGLLNRMEPFAGELVVEALTEAGADIRTGTSVESVARENGTVVVVTGDGERIEADEILFATGRRPRTDDIGLDTVGLEPGGWLPVDDSMLVNGSDWLYACGDVNHRALLTHQGKYQARIAGAAIAGRASGVPILESDPWGAHTATADHHAVPQVVFTDPEAAAVGLSLAEAEQAGYRVRAVDVEMSSAAGAGLYADGYRGRARMIVDLNEEILRGVTFVGPGVGELIHSATVAVAGQVPIARLWHAVPSFPTISEVWLRLLEAYRDN
- the trxA gene encoding thioredoxin; amino-acid sequence: MSSTVELTKENFDQTVTDNEFVLIDFWASWCGPCRQFAPVYEKAAEENPDLVFGKIDTEAQPELAAAFGIQSIPTLMIVRDQVAVFAQPGALPEAALTDVIGQARKLDMDEVRKAVAEQQAQADQNGQ
- a CDS encoding benzaldehyde dehydrogenase yields the protein MPLLESKTWQSRPLSGPEYAVTEPATGDTLATVTLASAEDVGTAAEAARAAQAEWARVPHFVRAGVLRRAGDLFTAHAAELREWIVRESGSIPGKADFELHVAAQECYEAAALASRPAGQILPSEAPRLSYTRRVPVGVVGVISPFNAPVILSIRSVAPALALGNAVVLKPDPRTAVCGGLSLAAVFAEAGLPENLLQVLPGGPDVGQALVADPRVPVISFTGSTAAGRAVGEAAGRHLKRVHLELGGNSALVVLEDADLDAVISTAAWGSFFHQGQICMTTGRHLVHQSVYEEYVERLSAKADALAVGDPHREQVHLGPIIDDAQLAKVHGLVEASTSRGATLAAGGTHERRFYRPTVLAGVDDSTPAYAEEVFGPVAPVRSFATVDEAAALAAHGEYGLSLGIVTRDTARGLDLAERIPTGIVHINDQTVNDEAVAPFGGIAASGTGARFGGEANLEAFTDVRWTTVRGDVAPYPF
- a CDS encoding 4-hydroxybenzoate 3-monooxygenase; the encoded protein is MRTTVGIIGGGPAGLLLARLLHRTGIDCVVLEARTREYVEQRQRAGMLEQGTVDALREAGAAERLDAEGLVHQGIELRFDRERHHIDFPALTGGRTVTIYAQTEIVKDLVALQLAEGPPLLWEAQALAVEKPESASPVVRFLHEGREQTLTCDWVIGCDGFHGISRGTFPAESSHSYERDYPYAWLGILADVAPSCDELIYARGRSGFALHSMRSTHVSRLYLQVPGGTDADDWPDERIWDELDARFAVDADWTLHRGPITAKSVTPMRSHVHEPMRHGRLVLAGDAAHIVPPTGAKGLNLAVSDVRVLARAFAELHRTGSEQLLDAYSRTCLARVWQATRFSYDMTRMLHAQPDGDVFENRLQLARLRRIASSRHAAAELAANYTGLPLMT